TTGTCGGAGATGTTGCGCTCCATCACCTCCAGCGAGACCTTGTTGACCCGGAACTGATCCGGCGTCACCTCGCCCGACACCACCGATTCCCCGAAGCCGAAATTGGCGTCGATCACCACCGATGAACGATCACCGTTGGAGGGATTCAGGGTGAACATCACCCCGGCGGTGAAGGAGTTGGCCATCTTCTGCACGCCGACGCTGATGCCGACGTCAGTGTGGCGAAAGCGCATCTTCTGCCGGTAGGCGATGGCTCTGGCGGTGAACAGGCTGGCGGTGCAGCGGCGCACCCGGTCGAGGATGTCGTCCACCCCCCTGATCCACAGATAGGTATCCTGCTGGCCGGCGAAGCTGGCTCCGGGCAGGTCCTCGGCGGTGGCGCTGGAGCGTACCGCCACCGGCGTCGCCGGCATGCAGCACACCAGGGACAGCCGGGTATAGAAGTGGGCGATCTCGTCCTCCATCCGCGTGGAGAACGGCGTCTGCTGGATGCGCTCGCGGATCTCCTGGCTGACGGTCTCCAGCCTGGCGATGTCGTCATGGTCAATACCGGCCAGCATGGCCTCGACCTCGCACAGCACGGTATTGGCGCTCATGAACTCGCGATAGGCCGCGGTGGTGACCGCGAAGCCGGGGGGCACCCGGACTCCGGCCTGGATCAGTTCGCCGAGCGACGAGCATTTGCCGCCGACCTCTTCGATCATGTTGGAATCGCAGTCCGAGAACCAACGGACATGGGGGGATTGAATGGACATGAGGGCTGCCTTCTCCTGAGGGCGCGCCGAGGCGCGCCCCCGTTGCGCTTCCACCTGGTTCACAGGATGGTGATCTCGCCGGTCGACCCGTTGACGCGGATCATCTGCCCGGTCTTGATGATCTTGGTGGCATGGCCGGTACCGACCACGGCGGGCATGCCGTACTCGCGGCAGACGATGGCGGCATGGCTCATCACCCCGCCCACATCGGTGACGCAAGCCCCGATCTTGGAGAATACCGGCGCCCAGGACGGCGAGGTGGTGGGAGACACCAGGATCTCACCGGCCTCGAGACGGCAGATGTCCTCGACCGTCCGGCAGACGCGGGCCTTGCCCTCGACCGTGCCCGGACTGCCGGCGAAGCCCTTGAACGCCCGGATGTTGTCCGGATCGTCGCAATCCTGGATGTCGGACCACGACTTCAGGGATTCGTTGGTCACGCCCCACAAGACGATGGTGAAGGGTTCCTGGATCACTTCGGGGGCGGTGCCGACCGCCGGAGGCGGGCTCCACTCGCGGAACTTTTGCAGCACCTCCTTGCGCCACCCGATCTCCTTGGGCAGCGTGAAGGCGCCGCGCGGCTTCACTCCGGTAGCCCAGGCGGTGACCATGTCCCACAGGGCATCCTTGATCTCGCCGCGCCGCAGGTACCAGATGTCCTCGACGTCCTCGATCATGCCGTGCTCGACCATGATCCGCGACACCTCGCGCACCTTGTTCCAGAACACCGAGTGGAACCAGTGCTCGACGTAGAACAGATGATTCTCCACATAGGGAAATACCGTCTTGGCGGTATTGAGCAGCTGGTCGAAGGCGGCGCGGTCCTGCTCGTTGGCGATCAGCGCACGGTATTCGGCGGTGATGGAGTCGCGTTCCTTGCGAATGGCCTCCAGGGGCCGGTCAAGGCTCTCGCCTCGGCGCAGCTTTTCGGCATACATGCAGATGGAGGACAGCGGGACATCCGGTTCGTCGTTCCACGAGCGGTCGTGGTGGTACCAGCCGGTCCCGGTCGAGATGTTGAACCAGGGATAGCGGGCCTCCTCGAAGGCGGCCAGCCACTTGCGGCCGTTCTCGCTGCCCTTCATCACTCCCTGGACGTCGGCGAGGCGCGGATTGCCGCTCAGCGAAGCATCGACCCCGAGGGAAGCCGCCAGGCGGGCCAGCTTCTTCAGTTCCTCGTCCGGCCGGTACATGATGACGTCGATGCCCGAGACCATCTGGGTGACGCGCTGTGCCTGGATGTCGGGAAAGATCTTCTGGCAGAAGTCGAGGAAGGTGACATAGGCGGCGTAGCCCAGATTCAGGAACTCGAAATGGTACTGCCAGCAGCGGATACCCAGGTCGATCAGCTGATCGTAAGCCCTGAGCAGATGGTAGCCGCTGGATTCCCCCAGCCCGTCCGTGACGAAGGAGATGTCCTCCAGTTCGGGCAGCGTCGGAATCTTCAGTTTTTCCAGGCTGTCGATGGTGGAGCGCATCTTGGCCTCCCAGTTGGCCTCGAGCTCCGTCCAGTTGGAGTAGTAGTAGCCGGCCCGCTCCATGAAGTGGGCGACGCGCGCCTCGACCACCTTCGGGTCCTTCACCGGCACCGGCGAGATGTAGGGGTAGCCGTTGATGATCCGGTGATCCACGCCGAACACCGGCGGAACCGAGAACACCCGCGTATTGTTCTGCGACAGGGCGAGATACCACGCCTCGTCCCAGATGGTGTCGAAGGGACACAGCGGCTCGGGATAATGAAGCCCGTCGTAGAACCAGAAGGCGTCGGCTTCGTACGTCCGCCGCTCCTCGTCGTCGGTCACGAACTGGTACTGATAGGGATACATCCGTTCCCAGCCCTCGGTGCCGGGAATCGTCTCCAGATCATGGGGGCAGGGAAAGCTGCTCTTGTTGCCCATCGTTGCCTCCTTGGGGTGAAGCCTGTCGGTTTTTATTGTTTCGCGGCCACCTCGATCAGAGGCGGCCGCAATCCACCAGAAATTCGAAGATGGCAGCATCCATATGCATGG
The sequence above is drawn from the Magnetospirillum sp. 15-1 genome and encodes:
- a CDS encoding PEP/pyruvate-binding domain-containing protein; this translates as MSIQSPHVRWFSDCDSNMIEEVGGKCSSLGELIQAGVRVPPGFAVTTAAYREFMSANTVLCEVEAMLAGIDHDDIARLETVSQEIRERIQQTPFSTRMEDEIAHFYTRLSLVCCMPATPVAVRSSATAEDLPGASFAGQQDTYLWIRGVDDILDRVRRCTASLFTARAIAYRQKMRFRHTDVGISVGVQKMANSFTAGVMFTLNPSNGDRSSVVIDANFGFGESVVSGEVTPDQFRVNKVSLEVMERNISDKTILYTVDHKAHKTVKAEVPDERRKVQSVTDEELTELARMAKAIERHYGRPMDIEWAIDKDMPKGSNVFILQARPETVWSGKDGAASTAVGGTSSPLDHILANMLAGKKLVH
- a CDS encoding PEP-utilizing enzyme produces the protein MGNKSSFPCPHDLETIPGTEGWERMYPYQYQFVTDDEERRTYEADAFWFYDGLHYPEPLCPFDTIWDEAWYLALSQNNTRVFSVPPVFGVDHRIINGYPYISPVPVKDPKVVEARVAHFMERAGYYYSNWTELEANWEAKMRSTIDSLEKLKIPTLPELEDISFVTDGLGESSGYHLLRAYDQLIDLGIRCWQYHFEFLNLGYAAYVTFLDFCQKIFPDIQAQRVTQMVSGIDVIMYRPDEELKKLARLAASLGVDASLSGNPRLADVQGVMKGSENGRKWLAAFEEARYPWFNISTGTGWYHHDRSWNDEPDVPLSSICMYAEKLRRGESLDRPLEAIRKERDSITAEYRALIANEQDRAAFDQLLNTAKTVFPYVENHLFYVEHWFHSVFWNKVREVSRIMVEHGMIEDVEDIWYLRRGEIKDALWDMVTAWATGVKPRGAFTLPKEIGWRKEVLQKFREWSPPPAVGTAPEVIQEPFTIVLWGVTNESLKSWSDIQDCDDPDNIRAFKGFAGSPGTVEGKARVCRTVEDICRLEAGEILVSPTTSPSWAPVFSKIGACVTDVGGVMSHAAIVCREYGMPAVVGTGHATKIIKTGQMIRVNGSTGEITIL